The Toxorhynchites rutilus septentrionalis strain SRP chromosome 3, ASM2978413v1, whole genome shotgun sequence genome includes a region encoding these proteins:
- the LOC129774482 gene encoding 1-acyl-sn-glycerol-3-phosphate acyltransferase alpha-like: MTATSNELLGLAFMMFFIITLSSTARYYFKFFCFIVLAVICAVGPVPFMLLRPRDYRNALLPAYLCTKFGQMLGASFEVRGKENINRQHGGVVLMNHQSALDLIVLAFLWPIVGRATVVAKREVLYMFPFGLASWLWGTLFIDRKNRNAAKTAINKESKAINEKQAKILFFPEGTRGDGDSLLPFKKGSFHVAVESQGYIQPVVISKYHFLNSKAKIFNRGQNIIKILPEISCAGLTKDDIPPLMERVYKLMQSEYELLTDESLAINNLSKSL, translated from the exons ATGACCGCAACAAGCAACGAGCTTCTCGGGTTGGCCTTCATGATGTTTTTCATCATCACGCTTTCTTCCACCGCCCGGTATTACTTCAAATTCTTCTGCTTTATAGTATTGGCGGTGATTTGCGCCGTAGGTCCAGTTCCATTTATGTTACTGCGGCCGCGAGACTACCGGAATGCTTT atTACCCGCCTATCTGTGCACCAAATTTGGACAAATGCTCGGAGCATCGTTTGAAGTGCGCGGCAAGGAGAACATCAATCGACAGCACGGGGGAGTGGTGCTCATGAATCATCAGAGTGCGTTGGATCTGATTG TTCTAGCGTTTCTGTGGCCTATCGTTGGTCGGGCGACTGTCGTAGCCAAAAGGGAAGTCCTGTACATGTTCCCGTTTGGATTGGCCAGCTGGCTGTGGGGAACACTCTTCATTGATCGGAAAAATCGGAACGCCGCAAAAACAGCCATCAACAAGGAATCCAAGGCTATCAATGAAAAACAG GCGAAAATTCTGTTCTTCCCAGAGGGCACTCGAGGCGATGGCGACAGTTTGCTGCCCTTCAAGAAGGGCTCTTTCCACGTGGCAGTGGAATCCCAGGGTTACATCCAGCCGGTGGTAATTTCCAAGTATCATTTCCTAAACTCGAAGGCGAAAATCTTCAATCGAG GTCAGAACATTATTAAAATTCTGCCCGAGATCTCGTGTGCCGGCCTCACGAAGGACGATATTCCCCCGCTGATGGAACGAGTCTACAAACTGATGCAATCGGAGTACGAGCTTCTGACTGATGAATCGCTGGCGATAAATAATCTCAGCAAGAGCCTTTAG